Proteins encoded in a region of the Streptomyces sp. NBC_01471 genome:
- a CDS encoding spherulation-specific family 4 protein, which yields MSRKKKLNRKRLGIAIAVGCCAMAAVPALLSTANGATASQAIGIPAYINPGSGAWDAFDSPAPGAGLIVANPESGPGGSTDAAYTTAIEKAHQEGKKVVGYVDTGYFGTSGWTAPGGGGTSTDAWLTTIEKNVDTWYDQYGSAGLSGIFFDDALHDCGPSSGSTEYVDLYKKIEGYVKSKDSSAQVIINPGGGTDQCYADAADTLVTFEGSYATYQKFAPQSWEKSVAPSKIWHLVYETSASQMPSAIALSKERNAGYVYVTDDDDTPVDGQQWGNPWDTVASYWSQEVAAVSKD from the coding sequence GTGAGCAGGAAGAAGAAGTTGAACAGGAAGCGACTGGGTATCGCGATCGCAGTCGGCTGCTGTGCGATGGCCGCCGTCCCGGCCCTCCTCAGTACCGCGAACGGCGCGACGGCAAGCCAGGCCATCGGGATTCCGGCCTACATCAACCCGGGGTCCGGAGCCTGGGACGCCTTCGACAGCCCCGCTCCGGGAGCGGGGCTGATCGTGGCCAATCCGGAGAGCGGCCCCGGGGGCAGCACGGACGCCGCCTACACCACCGCGATAGAGAAGGCCCACCAGGAGGGCAAGAAGGTCGTCGGTTACGTGGACACGGGCTACTTCGGGACCAGCGGCTGGACCGCACCGGGCGGCGGCGGTACCTCCACGGACGCGTGGCTCACGACGATCGAGAAGAACGTCGACACCTGGTACGACCAGTACGGCAGCGCGGGGCTCAGCGGCATCTTCTTCGACGACGCCCTGCACGACTGCGGTCCCAGCTCGGGGAGCACCGAGTACGTCGATCTCTACAAGAAGATCGAGGGCTATGTGAAGTCCAAGGACAGCTCAGCCCAAGTGATCATCAACCCGGGCGGGGGCACCGACCAGTGCTACGCGGACGCAGCTGACACGCTGGTGACCTTCGAGGGCAGCTATGCCACGTACCAGAAGTTCGCCCCCCAGTCCTGGGAGAAGTCCGTCGCTCCGTCGAAGATCTGGCATCTGGTCTACGAGACGAGCGCGTCCCAGATGCCCAGCGCGATCGCGCTGTCGAAGGAGCGCAACGCCGGCTACGTCTACGTGACCGACGACGATGACACACCCGTCGACGGCCAGCAGTGGGGGAACCCCTGGGACACGGTGGCCTCCTACTGGTCACAGGAGGTCGCCGCGGTCAGCAAGGACTGA
- a CDS encoding aldo/keto reductase has translation MYTAHPDRYTDMPYRRTGSSGLKLPALSLGLWHNFGPERPAETQRAILRRAFDLGVTHFDLANNYGPPPGAAESALGDALRADFAPYRDELVISTKAGHLMWPGPYGEWGSRKYMLSSLDQSLKRLGLDYVDIFYSHRPYPETPLEETMGALHTAVQQGKALYVGVSNYSAQETREAARILGDLGTPLLIHQPRYSMLDRRPESEGVLDTLDELQAGSIVYSPLEQGVLTGRYLDGIPADSRAASDSPFLSSDALSEDLVGRLRALNDLAGSRGQSLAQLALAWVLRGGRVTSALVGASSPRQLEDSVGAIRNLEFDAAELARIDAILKG, from the coding sequence TTGTACACCGCACACCCCGACCGTTACACCGACATGCCCTACCGGCGCACCGGAAGCAGTGGTCTGAAGCTCCCCGCGCTGTCGCTCGGCCTGTGGCACAACTTCGGCCCCGAGCGGCCGGCCGAAACCCAGCGCGCCATCCTGCGGCGTGCCTTCGATCTGGGTGTCACCCACTTCGACCTGGCCAACAACTACGGTCCGCCGCCCGGTGCCGCCGAGTCCGCGCTCGGTGACGCACTGCGGGCGGACTTCGCGCCGTACCGGGACGAACTGGTGATCTCCACCAAGGCCGGACACCTCATGTGGCCCGGACCGTACGGGGAATGGGGCTCGCGCAAGTACATGCTGTCCTCGCTCGACCAGAGCCTGAAGCGGCTGGGCCTGGACTACGTCGACATCTTCTACTCGCACCGCCCGTACCCGGAGACCCCACTGGAGGAGACGATGGGAGCCCTGCACACTGCGGTCCAGCAGGGCAAGGCGCTCTACGTCGGCGTATCCAACTACTCCGCACAGGAGACCCGTGAGGCAGCCCGCATCCTCGGCGACCTCGGCACGCCTCTGCTGATCCATCAGCCGCGCTACTCGATGCTCGACCGGCGCCCCGAGAGCGAAGGCGTACTGGACACCCTGGACGAGCTGCAGGCGGGCTCCATCGTCTACTCGCCGCTGGAGCAGGGCGTGCTGACCGGCCGCTACCTCGACGGCATCCCGGCGGACTCGCGGGCGGCGAGCGACAGCCCGTTCCTGAGCTCGGACGCGCTCTCCGAGGACCTGGTGGGCCGCCTGCGTGCGCTCAACGACCTCGCCGGGTCCCGCGGGCAGTCCCTGGCCCAGCTGGCCCTGGCCTGGGTGCTGCGCGGCGGCCGGGTCACCTCGGCCCTGGTCGGCGCGAGTAGCCCCCGGCAGCTGGAGGACAGCGTGGGCGCGATCCGTAATCTGGAGTTCGACGCGGCAGAACTGGCCCGGATCGACGCGATCCTGAAGGGCTGA
- a CDS encoding DeoR/GlpR family DNA-binding transcription regulator encodes MSDRARDTRISMILSWLTRRGELQVRLLAPLLGVSGATVRRDLAVMEEKGLIRRSYGRITATRRSTELPVSLRLSQNIEAKRRIGALASSLIPPRTLTVALGGGSTVGFVARNLAARRDLTVVTNGLDTATCLTARQTVNVVVTGGTARPLSNDLVGKAAEQTLRSYQFDFAVVGTDGVSPKAGFTQHSPSGAEIDRIMLEQAECGIIVADSSKLGKVHKTKFADIASLHTMVTDSHANADMVAFLRKSGLNTILVVIPPDAGFTQRAKPGVSPKPR; translated from the coding sequence GTGAGTGACAGAGCACGCGACACACGTATTTCGATGATCCTCAGCTGGCTGACGCGGCGCGGAGAGCTTCAGGTCCGACTCCTCGCCCCCCTTCTCGGAGTCTCGGGAGCCACGGTGCGCCGGGACCTCGCGGTGATGGAGGAGAAAGGACTCATCCGCCGGTCGTACGGAAGAATCACGGCGACCCGCCGCAGCACGGAACTGCCCGTCAGCCTGCGGTTGTCACAGAACATCGAAGCCAAGCGCCGCATCGGGGCGCTGGCCTCCTCACTCATACCGCCCCGCACACTCACGGTGGCACTGGGCGGGGGCAGCACGGTCGGCTTCGTCGCCAGAAACCTGGCCGCCCGGCGAGATCTGACAGTCGTCACCAACGGCCTCGACACGGCGACATGTCTGACAGCGCGGCAGACGGTCAACGTCGTGGTCACCGGCGGCACCGCGAGGCCGCTCTCCAACGACCTCGTCGGCAAAGCCGCAGAGCAGACGCTCCGTTCGTATCAGTTCGACTTCGCGGTCGTCGGGACGGACGGTGTCAGCCCGAAGGCAGGCTTCACCCAACACAGTCCCAGCGGGGCGGAAATCGACCGCATCATGCTCGAACAGGCCGAATGCGGAATTATCGTGGCCGACAGTTCGAAGCTGGGAAAGGTACACAAGACGAAGTTCGCCGACATTGCCTCACTCCACACCATGGTCACGGACTCGCACGCGAACGCGGACATGGTGGCGTTCCTCAGGAAGTCCGGTCTGAACACGATCCTGGTCGTCATACCTCCGGACGCGGGATTTACTCAACGTGCGAAGCCCGGGGTGTCCCCCAAGCCACGCTGA
- a CDS encoding helix-turn-helix transcriptional regulator yields the protein MLRLRLTHDPFVDDFNGPFLLADRLWEAHSLLSQLSGELSDGSPVELRDERVRGLLTVLFTSVFRAAGRSEAPGLLSRSAQQLITELADRRIHERLRAVDLADAVDLSPDYFTRVFRRTFGMPPREWLMRRRIRHGAWALDISDQSITEIAHALGYLDPFLFSRQFKLTMGMSPQTYRRKQRLDGPPAGIRPGPAPRLPPFRGLRL from the coding sequence GTGCTCCGGCTGCGCCTCACCCACGACCCGTTCGTGGATGATTTCAACGGACCGTTCCTCCTTGCCGACCGGCTCTGGGAAGCACACAGCCTGCTGTCGCAGTTGTCCGGTGAACTGTCGGACGGGTCACCTGTGGAACTGCGCGACGAGCGGGTACGAGGTCTGCTCACCGTCCTGTTCACATCGGTGTTCCGTGCGGCCGGCCGGAGCGAGGCACCGGGGCTCCTGAGCCGGTCCGCTCAGCAACTGATCACTGAACTCGCCGACCGACGTATCCACGAGCGTCTCCGCGCCGTCGACCTTGCCGATGCGGTCGATCTCAGCCCTGACTACTTCACCCGGGTGTTCCGCCGGACCTTCGGCATGCCTCCGCGTGAATGGCTGATGCGCCGCCGCATACGGCACGGCGCCTGGGCTCTGGACATTTCTGACCAGTCCATTACAGAGATCGCGCATGCACTTGGTTACCTTGACCCGTTCCTGTTCAGCCGGCAGTTCAAGCTCACCATGGGGATGTCTCCGCAGACCTACCGCAGGAAGCAGCGCCTCGATGGCCCGCCCGCGGGCATCCGCCCAGGGCCGGCCCCTCGCCTTCCTCCGTTCCGCGGACTTCGCCTTTGA
- a CDS encoding NEW3 domain-containing protein, whose amino-acid sequence MRRSLYALATATALALGGLAGPSAAAAGTPLPAQGAGSANASVSSYPNLAPTPPMGWNNWSYYGCDIDEATVLSNARALVSSGLAAKGYNTVTTDDCWMSHSRNAAGDLVPDPDRFPHGMAYIGRQLHAMGLKFGIYEDAGTSTCGGYPGSYGHIQQDADLFAHWRVDYLKLDGCNVPESDSQTPNEVYHSVYGDMSKALLRTGRPITFSVSAPAYFEGEKDWHDVIGWSAQVGNLWREGADVAMESASASSKWSSIKYNYGYNVPLADLQSPGRWNDPDFLLAGQSRLTGDEIRSQMSLWSVMAAPLISSTDLAKASPDALSVLGNRDVIAVDQDPTGLQGRIVQQGDGYDVLSKKLRGGDRAVALFNSSDQAKTITTTAAKAGLPKGSSYLLKDLWSKRTTQSTGAIAANVPAHGTVLYRIHAGQAHKVPPATAITWKRTGGEGTSSTWQVTLADHGPGGLSAAALEVNVPQGWSVSPAKARLGRIAPGGSAGANFTVKGPEAKPGTTTVTLSATARYRAGSAGESRTSGQGSVVSVVPYPALADAFNNVGVTSEDAPPADGNYTLGNFDGGGDSYSAQALATAGVTPGSTVTKDGVSWAFPKTAPGTPDNVATAGQVITMAGSGAKLWFLGAEAGAAEGKVTVTYTDGTTSSGDLGLPNWCCTAGTEYGATTVATTDHRNTPQGPANFGGGYKLFGNSVPLDAGKTIRTVTLPDEDALHIFAITAQ is encoded by the coding sequence TTGCGACGGAGCCTGTACGCCCTGGCGACGGCCACCGCACTCGCCCTGGGCGGGCTCGCCGGCCCGTCCGCTGCGGCGGCGGGCACCCCGCTTCCCGCGCAGGGTGCGGGAAGTGCCAATGCTTCGGTGAGCTCCTACCCGAATCTCGCCCCGACCCCGCCCATGGGCTGGAACAACTGGTCCTACTACGGCTGCGACATCGACGAGGCCACCGTCCTGTCCAACGCCCGGGCCCTGGTCTCTTCCGGTCTCGCCGCGAAGGGCTACAACACGGTCACCACCGACGACTGCTGGATGTCACACAGCAGAAACGCCGCCGGCGACCTGGTCCCCGACCCCGACCGCTTCCCGCACGGAATGGCCTACATCGGTCGGCAACTGCACGCGATGGGACTGAAGTTCGGCATCTATGAGGATGCGGGCACCTCCACCTGCGGTGGATATCCCGGCTCATACGGCCACATCCAGCAGGACGCCGACCTCTTCGCCCATTGGCGCGTCGACTATCTGAAGCTCGACGGCTGCAACGTGCCCGAGAGCGACAGCCAGACACCCAACGAGGTCTACCACTCGGTTTACGGCGACATGAGCAAGGCTCTCCTGCGCACCGGCAGACCCATCACCTTCTCCGTCTCTGCCCCCGCGTACTTCGAGGGCGAGAAGGACTGGCACGACGTCATCGGCTGGTCGGCCCAGGTGGGCAATCTGTGGCGAGAGGGCGCCGACGTCGCGATGGAATCAGCCTCGGCGAGTTCCAAGTGGTCCTCGATCAAGTACAACTACGGCTACAACGTGCCGCTCGCCGACCTGCAGAGCCCCGGCCGCTGGAACGACCCGGACTTCCTGCTCGCCGGCCAGTCCCGGCTGACCGGTGACGAAATCCGAAGCCAGATGTCACTGTGGTCGGTGATGGCCGCGCCGCTGATCTCCAGTACCGATCTGGCCAAGGCGTCTCCTGATGCCCTGTCCGTTCTCGGTAACCGTGATGTCATCGCGGTCGACCAGGATCCGACAGGTCTACAGGGCCGCATCGTCCAGCAGGGCGACGGCTATGACGTGCTGTCGAAGAAGCTTCGCGGCGGGGACAGGGCCGTGGCACTCTTCAACTCCTCGGACCAGGCAAAGACCATCACGACCACGGCGGCCAAAGCCGGGCTCCCGAAAGGATCCTCCTATCTGCTGAAGGACCTCTGGTCGAAGCGGACCACACAGTCCACGGGTGCCATCGCGGCGAATGTCCCCGCTCATGGCACCGTCCTGTACCGGATACACGCCGGGCAGGCACACAAGGTGCCGCCGGCCACCGCGATCACCTGGAAGCGGACGGGCGGCGAGGGGACGTCCTCGACCTGGCAGGTCACTCTGGCCGACCACGGCCCCGGGGGGCTGTCCGCGGCCGCGCTTGAGGTCAACGTGCCGCAGGGATGGTCGGTCAGCCCGGCGAAGGCACGGCTCGGCCGCATCGCCCCCGGTGGCTCCGCCGGAGCGAACTTCACGGTGAAGGGCCCGGAGGCGAAGCCGGGAACGACGACCGTCACGCTGAGCGCAACTGCCCGGTACCGAGCAGGATCCGCCGGCGAGTCCCGCACGAGCGGACAGGGTTCCGTCGTGTCGGTCGTGCCCTATCCGGCTCTGGCGGACGCTTTCAACAATGTCGGTGTCACCAGCGAGGACGCCCCACCGGCGGACGGCAACTACACGCTGGGCAATTTCGACGGCGGCGGTGACAGTTACTCCGCCCAGGCACTGGCCACCGCGGGTGTGACACCGGGAAGCACGGTCACCAAGGACGGTGTCAGCTGGGCGTTCCCGAAGACCGCACCCGGCACACCGGACAACGTGGCCACAGCGGGTCAGGTGATCACCATGGCAGGCAGCGGGGCGAAGCTGTGGTTCCTGGGCGCCGAGGCAGGTGCCGCAGAGGGCAAGGTGACCGTCACGTACACCGACGGCACCACCAGCAGCGGCGATCTCGGGCTGCCCAACTGGTGCTGCACGGCGGGCACCGAGTACGGCGCCACGACGGTCGCCACGACCGATCACCGCAACACACCGCAGGGCCCCGCCAACTTCGGCGGCGGTTACAAGCTGTTCGGAAACTCCGTACCGCTCGACGCAGGCAAGACAATCCGCACGGTGACTCTCCCGGACGAGGACGCCCTGCACATCTTCGCGATCACGGCACAGTAG
- a CDS encoding class F sortase encodes MTFSLVTGIVWACSDSPDEPPVTSAASAPHPGPPAAPVTRAGSTPHSGARAASPHGPLPAATPLKLAIPSMVIEAPVIGLKLDRHGRLNTPPMSKPHEVGWYRGGTAPGAAGTAVIVGHRDTRTGPAIFLNLNALRPGDVVNITRADHRTAVFSVDSVKTFKTKKFPDAKVYGATGRPELRLLTCGGTFNKKSGYGANVVVFAHLKAVRKA; translated from the coding sequence GTGACGTTCTCGCTGGTGACCGGCATCGTCTGGGCGTGCAGCGACTCACCCGACGAGCCGCCGGTCACCAGCGCAGCGAGCGCACCGCACCCCGGGCCGCCCGCTGCGCCGGTCACCAGGGCAGGGAGCACGCCGCATTCCGGGGCGCGGGCTGCCTCGCCGCATGGGCCGCTGCCGGCCGCGACGCCGCTGAAGCTGGCCATTCCGTCAATGGTGATCGAAGCTCCGGTCATCGGCCTGAAACTTGACCGGCACGGCCGCCTGAACACACCTCCGATGAGCAAACCTCACGAGGTCGGCTGGTACAGGGGTGGAACGGCACCCGGAGCAGCGGGTACAGCAGTCATCGTCGGACACCGGGACACCCGCACCGGGCCCGCCATCTTCCTGAACCTCAACGCCCTACGCCCCGGCGATGTCGTCAACATCACGCGAGCCGACCACCGGACTGCGGTCTTCAGCGTCGACTCCGTGAAGACGTTCAAGACGAAGAAGTTCCCCGACGCCAAGGTGTACGGAGCCACCGGACGGCCCGAACTGCGGCTGCTGACGTGCGGCGGCACCTTCAACAAGAAGAGCGGGTACGGCGCCAACGTGGTCGTGTTCGCACATCTCAAGGCCGTCAGGAAGGCGTGA
- a CDS encoding calcium-binding protein — MTSSATAALSPTDHAILYTAAPGQTNKVTVTASMPHGSEEVTYVIDDSVAVSVGDGCSYVDTTDRTKVSCTVFALDTQDPYATLKLSLGDGDDTLAYVNASDQTYYFASADLGGGADTATQSGGVDGNSINGGAGSDNLSVGAAGVVSGGDGNDTIHAGRGSVAQGGDGNDTIYSDGEDSAVDGGRGDDVIHGGAERQSLSGSDGNDTIYGGAGDDYQYGGKGNDILYGNSGNDTLYGNSGDDTLYGGSGADTLSGGPGKNVVHQD; from the coding sequence GTGACATCGTCTGCGACCGCCGCGCTCAGCCCGACCGATCACGCGATCCTCTACACCGCCGCCCCCGGTCAGACCAACAAGGTGACCGTCACCGCGTCGATGCCCCACGGCTCCGAAGAGGTCACCTACGTGATCGATGACAGTGTTGCTGTCAGCGTGGGAGACGGTTGCTCCTACGTCGATACCACGGACCGCACCAAGGTGTCCTGCACCGTCTTCGCCCTGGACACCCAGGACCCTTACGCCACGCTGAAGTTGTCCCTCGGCGACGGTGACGACACCCTCGCCTACGTCAACGCCAGCGACCAGACGTACTACTTCGCCTCGGCAGACCTGGGCGGCGGCGCGGACACCGCGACCCAGAGCGGAGGCGTCGACGGCAACAGCATCAACGGAGGGGCGGGCTCCGACAACCTCTCGGTGGGCGCTGCCGGGGTGGTCAGTGGCGGTGACGGCAACGACACGATCCACGCCGGCCGCGGCAGCGTCGCGCAGGGCGGCGACGGCAACGACACGATCTACTCCGACGGGGAGGACAGCGCGGTCGACGGCGGCAGGGGCGACGACGTGATCCACGGAGGAGCGGAGAGGCAGAGCCTGTCCGGCAGCGACGGCAACGACACGATCTACGGCGGTGCCGGCGACGACTACCAGTACGGCGGCAAGGGCAACGACATCCTGTACGGCAACAGCGGTAACGACACGCTGTACGGAAACAGCGGCGACGACACGCTGTACGGCGGCTCCGGCGCGGACACCCTCTCCGGCGGCCCCGGCAAGAACGTCGTCCATCAGGACTGA
- a CDS encoding cysteate synthase, producing the protein MSAQAFVQNSTVPTPPERHYDLVCPACGHTMADDGLTLRCPEDHAPALLRTRYRDQEPAVSPESDGLYRYRRWLPVVRTLPGAGGTVVYRSEGLGRALGLGDLWIAFNGYWPERGADLRTGTFKELEAYAVFGRLPERPPVLVVPSVGNTAAAFASVFSRTDVECLLVVPGSGLHRFATVPGIAPTVRLVSITGGDYDDAIELAERVSALPGFRAVGGAWNVARRDGLATVLLSAVEAMGALPEVYVQAVGSAVGAIAVHEAATRLIASGRYGPATPRLLMCQNEGVAPVHRLWHGCPEARRPVGKEERRAATGRVYADELVNQHPPYSLTGGIEEALRTSGGDVLPCPGEDARAATELFARTEGIDIEPAAAVAVACLGRSVREGRVSSGTRVLLNITGGGRARLSAGMRDDRAARPVLRLDPSTLESPGTLQRIRELFPAADVSA; encoded by the coding sequence GTGAGCGCGCAGGCCTTTGTCCAGAACAGCACGGTACCGACGCCCCCCGAACGTCACTACGACCTCGTCTGCCCGGCCTGTGGCCACACCATGGCCGACGACGGACTCACACTGAGATGTCCCGAGGACCACGCACCGGCACTCCTGCGCACCCGCTACCGCGACCAGGAACCCGCCGTGAGTCCCGAATCCGACGGCCTGTACCGATACCGGCGCTGGCTGCCGGTCGTACGCACCCTTCCCGGAGCCGGCGGGACGGTCGTCTACCGTAGCGAGGGCCTGGGGCGCGCTCTCGGCCTCGGTGACCTGTGGATCGCGTTCAACGGCTACTGGCCGGAACGCGGCGCCGATCTGCGGACCGGCACGTTCAAGGAGCTCGAGGCCTACGCCGTCTTCGGCCGGCTGCCCGAGCGGCCCCCCGTCCTGGTCGTACCGTCCGTCGGCAACACCGCCGCCGCGTTCGCGTCCGTGTTCTCCAGGACCGATGTGGAGTGCCTGCTCGTCGTACCGGGCAGTGGACTGCACCGGTTCGCCACGGTCCCCGGCATCGCGCCCACCGTCCGGCTGGTGTCGATCACGGGTGGCGACTACGACGACGCCATCGAACTGGCCGAACGGGTCTCGGCGTTGCCGGGATTCCGGGCCGTCGGCGGGGCATGGAACGTCGCCCGGCGCGACGGTCTCGCCACGGTCCTGCTGTCCGCGGTCGAGGCGATGGGAGCGCTGCCCGAGGTCTATGTCCAGGCCGTCGGGAGCGCGGTCGGGGCGATCGCGGTCCACGAGGCGGCCACCCGGCTGATCGCCTCCGGCCGCTACGGCCCGGCGACCCCGCGGCTGCTGATGTGCCAGAACGAGGGAGTCGCACCGGTTCACCGCCTGTGGCACGGATGCCCCGAAGCGCGCCGTCCGGTTGGCAAGGAGGAGCGCCGTGCCGCGACCGGCCGCGTGTACGCGGACGAACTCGTCAACCAGCACCCTCCGTACTCCCTCACCGGAGGCATCGAGGAGGCGTTGCGGACGAGCGGCGGAGACGTCCTTCCCTGCCCCGGCGAGGATGCCCGTGCAGCCACCGAACTCTTCGCGCGGACCGAGGGGATCGACATCGAACCCGCGGCGGCGGTTGCCGTCGCCTGCCTCGGCCGCTCAGTGCGGGAGGGCCGCGTATCCAGCGGCACCCGCGTCCTTCTGAACATCACCGGCGGTGGCCGTGCGCGCTTGTCCGCCGGGATGCGGGACGACCGCGCAGCCCGGCCGGTCCTGCGCCTCGACCCCTCCACGCTGGAATCCCCCGGCACTCTCCAGCGGATCCGGGAACTGTTCCCCGCGGCGGATGTGTCCGCCTGA